In the Gossypium raimondii isolate GPD5lz chromosome 9, ASM2569854v1, whole genome shotgun sequence genome, one interval contains:
- the LOC105799648 gene encoding uncharacterized protein LOC105799648 has product MKVKVVCRKLYDYVRYDLKEIAFPSSLPDPPHIKKRRKLTWHERFLVLKEASRLYAASWVRDIGPDLRPNDYKKDDGTEDKSNGDKSRSTETEPSALEDIAVAARGGMETLRPALQRLYMTRASAYRDALKSFIEGYEEGIQQVMEKKEDSSKAQQEGNTDKNSA; this is encoded by the exons ATGAAGGTAAAAGTAGTGTGCAGGAAGCTGTATGACTACGTCCGATACGATCTCAAAGAAATAGCTTTCCCTTCTTCATTGCCTGATCCTCCCCACatcaaaaagcgccgcaaattgACTTGGCACGAGCGCTTCTTG GTCTTGAAGGAGGCCTCTAGGCTTTATGCTGCAAGCTGGGTAAGGGATATTGGTCCTGATCTTAGACCAAACGATTATAAGAAGGATGATGGTACTGAAGATAAATCCAATGGAGATAAGAGTAGGAGTACAGAGACAGAACCTTCGGCCTTGGAGGATATCG CGGTTGCTGCAAGAGGAGGGATGGAGACTTTGAGGCCTGCTTTACAGAGGTTATACATGACAAGGGCTTCTGCATATAGAGATGCTCTTAAGAGTTTCATAGAAGGATATGAAGAAGGTATCCAGCAGGTCATGGAGAAAAAGGAAGATTCTTCTAAAGCACAGCAAGAAGGAAATACTGATAAAAATTCAGCTTGA
- the LOC105799645 gene encoding protein trichome birefringence-like 8, whose protein sequence is MDQRTTQTRYNASFVPVINKRERCYILSFVFILFISIIIVFNLGDSPLLFRFGYFFPAAHQLISNQQRRPCDYSYGRWVRDENYPNQLYNESCMFLDRGFQCRRNGREDVEFLKWRWQPHGCDLPRFNASDFLERSRNGRIVFAGDSMGRNQWESLICMLAQAVTNQSSIFEENGSPITKHKGFLSMKFGDYNLTIEHYRAPFLVIINRPPKDSAAQVQVTISVDKLHKYSERWTGAHVLVFNTGHWWNKEKTVRMGCYFQEGGKVNMTMDVMEGFRRSLHTLKLWITKNLNPERSHVFLQSYSPVHYTNGAWNDGGLCDAEIEPEKNEKKLKAEPWNNRYIADVINQMTYGNRKVRLLNITYLTEFRKDGHPSRHREPGTPADAPQDCSHWCLPGIPDTWNEILYAHLLSMEFRTK, encoded by the exons ATGGATCAACGCACGACCCAAACAAGATACAATGCTTCCTTCGTCCctgtaataaataaaagagaacgTTGCTATATTCTCTCTTTTGTCTTCATCTTATTCATCTCCATTATCATTGTTTTCAACCTTGGAGACTCGCCTCTTCTTTTCCGTTTCGGTTATTTCTTCCCTGCTGCTCATCAACTTATATCAAACCAACAAAGACGACCCTGCGATTATTCCTACGGTAGATGGGTTCGAGACGAGAATTATCCGAATCAGTTGTACAATGAGAGCTGCATGTTTCTTGATCGTGGTTTTCAGTGTCGTCGGAATGGACGAGAAGACGTAGAGTTTCTCAAGTGGAGATGGCAACCCCATGGCTGTGATCTTCCTAG ATTCAATGCAAGCGACTTTTTGGAAAGGAGTCGAAACGGACGAATAGTATTTGCAGGTGATTCAATGGGTAGAAACCAGTGGGAGTCTCTGATATGCATGCTAGCACAGGCGGTTACCAACCAGTCATCAATCTTCGAAGAAAATGGAAGCCCCATAACCAAACACAAGGGGTTTCTTTCCATGAAGTTCGGAGATTACAACCTCACCATTGAACATTACAGGGCACCGTTCCTTGTTATCATCAATCGCCCACCCAAAGATTCAGCAGCTCAAGTCCAAGTAACCATCAGTGTCGACAAGTTGCACAAGTATTCCGAGCGATGGACGGGGGCCCATGTTCTAGTCTTCAATACAGGGCATTGGTGGAACAAGGAGAAAACTGTTAGGAT GGGATGCTATTTTCAGGAAGGAGGGAAAGTGAACATGACCATGGATGTGATGGAGGGGTTTCGCAGGTCTCTGCACACGTTGAAGCTATGGATAACCAAGAATTTAAACCCGGAACGGAGCCATGTTTTTCTTCAAAGCTATTCACCAGTTCATTATAC GAATGGCGCATGGAATGATGGTGGCTTGTGTGATGCAGAAATTGAACCAGAAAAGAACGAAAAAAAGCTTAAAGCAGAGCCTTGGAATAATCGATACATTGCTGATGTAATTAATCAAATGACATATGGCAACAGGAAGGTCCGGTTGTTAAACATTACATACCTGACAGAGTTCAGGAAAGATGGTCACCCGTCGAGGCACCGAGAGCCAGGGACTCCTGCTGATGCTCCACAGGACTGCAGCCATTGGTGCCTACCTGGTATACCTGACACATGGAATGAAATTCTCTATGCTCACCTACTATCAATGGAATTTAGAACCAAGTAA
- the LOC105799649 gene encoding small RNA-binding protein 11, chloroplastic isoform X1 gives MRTHRFIELANLSVCIIREEGTEFACSLAVVDMAALRRLIKGAPKPSFLVPPTFLLSHRGIASKLFVGGLSFYTTEKGLLDAFSQYGQVMEAKIITDRVSDKSKGFGFVTYASEDEAEKAIAEMNGKDLNGRVIFVDYAKPKLAIGGGMPIARGPPDPVDTLHFKDTGIEN, from the exons ATGAGAACACACAGGTTCATAGAATTGGCAAATCTCTCGGTATGTATAATACGAGAGGAAGGAACTGAGTTTGCTTGTTCCTTAGCAGTAGTGGACATGGCGGCACTCAGAAGACTTATTAAGGGAGCCCCAAAACCATCTTTCCTTGTTCCTCCAACCTTTCTTCTTTCCCACAGAGGTATCGCCTCCAAGCTCTTCGTTGGAG GTCTGTCCTTTTATACCACGGAGAAGGGGTTATTAGATGCATTTTCTCAGTATGGTCAAGTTATGGAAG CCAAAATTATAACAGATAGGGTTTCAGATAAATCAAAAGGTTTTGGATTTGTTACTTATGCATCTGAAGATGAAGCTGAGAAAGCTATAGCTGAGATGAATGGTAAG GATTTGAATGGACGTGTTATTTTTGTGGACTATGCTAAACCCAAACTTGCTATTGGAGGTGGAATGCCCATTGCAAGAGGACCTCCGGATCCAGTAGATACATTACATTTCAAAGACACAGGCATTGAGAATTAG
- the LOC105799649 gene encoding small RNA-binding protein 11, chloroplastic isoform X2, whose protein sequence is MRTHRFIELANLSVCIIREEGTEFACSLAVVDMAALRRLIKGAPKPSFLVPPTFLLSHRGIASKLFVGGLSFYTTEKGLLDAFSQYGQVMEAKIITDRVSDKSKGFGFVTYASEDEAEKAIAEMNGFEWTCYFCGLC, encoded by the exons ATGAGAACACACAGGTTCATAGAATTGGCAAATCTCTCGGTATGTATAATACGAGAGGAAGGAACTGAGTTTGCTTGTTCCTTAGCAGTAGTGGACATGGCGGCACTCAGAAGACTTATTAAGGGAGCCCCAAAACCATCTTTCCTTGTTCCTCCAACCTTTCTTCTTTCCCACAGAGGTATCGCCTCCAAGCTCTTCGTTGGAG GTCTGTCCTTTTATACCACGGAGAAGGGGTTATTAGATGCATTTTCTCAGTATGGTCAAGTTATGGAAG CCAAAATTATAACAGATAGGGTTTCAGATAAATCAAAAGGTTTTGGATTTGTTACTTATGCATCTGAAGATGAAGCTGAGAAAGCTATAGCTGAGATGAATG GATTTGAATGGACGTGTTATTTTTGTGGACTATGCTAA
- the LOC105799646 gene encoding mRNA-decapping enzyme-like protein yields MSQSGKLMPNIDQQSTKMLNLTVLQRIDPFIEEILITAAHVTFYEFNIDSNQWSRKDVEGSLFVVKRNTQPRFQFIVMNRRNTDNLVENLLGDFEYEVQVPYLLYRNAAQEVNGMWFYNSRECQDVANLFSRILNAYSKVPAKPKVSASKSEFEELEAVPSMSVIEGPLEPPATASPTTDAPEDSSFVNFFSAAMNLGTNAPNGTNSIQPCHSISTTPPSSHAAAVVSAPVPTPPVPSLPPAPPSLDSVSSSNRVTNLIKPSSFFAPPTSSSASLMMPPISSSTPTASALHPPLNLQRPYGTPLLQPFPPPTPPASLTPSAPPTLHDGTHISRDKVRDALLVLVQDDQFIDMFYQALQKVHHS; encoded by the exons ATGTCTCAGAGTGGAAAATTGATGCCGAATATCGATCAACAAAGCACGAAGATGCTCAATCTCACTGTTCTCCAACGAATAGATCCTTTCATAGAGGAAATTCTGATCACTGCCGCTCACGTCACCTTCTATGAATTCAACATTGACAGCAATCAATGG aGTCGAAAAGATGTTGAAGGATCTCTCTTTGTTGTTAAGAG GAATACGCAACCTCGGTTCCAGTTCATTGTAATGAATCGGCGTAACACAG ATAATTTAGTGGAGAATTTGCTGGGAGATTTCGAGTATGAGGTTCAAGTCCCTTACCTATTGTATCGAAATGCAGCACAAGAAGTTAACGGCATGTGGTTCTATAATTCTCGTGAATGTCAGGATGTTGCTAACCTCTTTAGTAG AATACTTAATGCATATTCAAAAGTTCCTGCAAAGCCAAAAGTATCTGCAAGCAAAAG TGAATTTGAGGAACTAGAAGCAGTTCCTAGCATGTCTGTAATAGAAGGCCCCTTGGAGCCGCCAGCAACTGCCTCTCCTACTACTGATGCACCTGAAGATTCTTCATTTGTTAACTTCTTTAGT GCTGCTATGAATCTCGGAACTAATGCTCCCAATGGTACAAATTCAATACAGCCTTGCCATTCTATCTCAACCACCCCTCCATCTTCTCATGCAGCAGCTGTCGTCTCTGCTCCAGTGCCAACTCCACCAGTGCCGTCCCTTCCTCCTGCTCCTCCTTCACTCGATTCAGTAAGTAGCAGCAACCGAGTGACCAATCTCATTAAGCCTTCTTCCTTTTTTGCTCCTCCTACCTCATCATCAGCCTCATTGATGATGCCACCTATCTCTTCATCAACACCAACTGCTTCTGCTCTTCATCCACCCCTCAACCTGCAACGTCCTTATGGCACTCCTCTGCTTCAACCTTTTCCACCACCTACTCCACCTGCATCTCTTACTCCTAGTGCACCTCCTACTTTGCATGATGGAACTCATATTAGCAGGGATAAAGTCCGTGATGCACTTCTTGTGCTTGTTCAG GATGATCAATTCATTGACATGTTCTACCAGGCATTGCAAAAGGTGCATCATTCATGA
- the LOC105799650 gene encoding vacuolar protein sorting-associated protein 55 homolog gives MFSASILLQILACALYNNWWPMLSALMYVLVPMPCLFFGGGSTQFLTSRDGGGWIDAAKFLTGASAVGSFAIPIILRHAHMISTGAMFIEFTSFIIFVCTVLCFHRASLEDDW, from the exons ATGTTTTCAGCTAGTATACTGTTACAAATTCTG GCTTGTGCATTATATAACAACTGGTGGCCGATGCTTTCAG CTCTCATGTATGTCCTGGTGCCAATGCCTTGTTTATTCTTTGGAGGTGGATCAACTCAGTTTCTAACCAGTCGGGATGGTGGGGG ATGGATAGATGCTGCCAAATTTCTTACAGGGGCATCTGCTGTTGGGAGCTTTGCAATTCCCATTATTCTCAGGCATGCTCACATGATTTCAACCGGTGCAATGTTCATCGAATTTACATCATTCATCATATTCGTTTGCACAGTCTTGTGTTTTCACCGTGCTAGCCTTGAAGACGACTGGTGA
- the LOC105799652 gene encoding sorting nexin 1 → MSFDQLQWLSFHRSFLPLLVLCEKMEQQRSLSGSSQSPRSPSSQPYLSVSVTDPVKLGNGVQAYISYRVITKTNFPEYQGPEKIVIRRYSDFIWLRDRLFEKYKGIFIPPLPEKSAVEKFRFSAEFIEMRRQALDIFVNRIASHNLLQQSEDLRTFLQADEETMERLRSHETGIFKKKPADLMQMFKDVQSKVSDVVLGKEKPVEESNPEYEKLKQYVFELENHLAEAQKHAYRLVKRHRELGQSLSDFGKAAKLLGACEGQVLGKAFSDLGAKSEVLSAKLQKEAHQLLMSFEEPLKDYVRAVQSIKATIGERANAFRQQCELAETMKLKEINLDKLMLTRSDRVGEAEHEYKELKAASEEATRRFETIVQLMNEEIVRFQEQKTQDMGIAFHEFAKGQARLANSVADAWRSLLPKLEACSSV, encoded by the exons ATGTCGTTTGACCAATTACAGTGGCTCAGTTTCCACCGGAGCTTTCTCCCCCTCTTGGTTTTG tGTGAAAAGATGGAGCAGCAACGAAGCTTATCGGGGTCGTCGCAGAGCCCCAGATCTCCGTCGTCACAACCGTATCTATCAGTTTCCGTGACGGATCCCGTTAAATTAGGCAATGGCGTCCAAGCTTACATATCCTATCGTGTCATCACCAAG ACCAATTTCCCTGAATACCAAGGCCCGGAGAAGATTGTTATTAGGCGTTACAGTGACTTTATTTGGTTACGCGATCGCCTTTTCGAAAAGTACAAAGGCATATTCATTCCTCCTCTTCCCGAGAAGAGTGCTGTAG AGAAATTTCGGTTTAGTGCTGAATTTATTGAAATGAGACGCCAAGCATTGGATATATTTGTTAATAGGATTGCTTCCCATAATTTGCTTCAACAGAGTGAAGATCTTAGAACTTTTTTGCAGGCAGATGAAGAG ACAATGGAGAGACTGAGATCTCACGAGACTGGTATTTTTAAGAAGAAGCCAGCTGATTTGATGCAAATGTTTAAG GATGTACAGTCTAAGGTGAGTGATGTTGTTCTTGGAAAGGAAAAACCTGTTGAAGAGTCAAATCCTGAATATGAGAAACTTAAACAGTATGTTTTTGAGCTTGAAAATCATTTGGCTGAAGCTCAGAAGCATGCTTATCGTCTTGTAAAGAGACACAGAG AGTTGGGGCAATCACTATCTGATTTTGGTAAGGCAGCCAAGCTTCTTGGTGCTTGTGAAGGACAAGTCCTTGGGAAGGCATTTTCTGATCTTGGGGCCAAATCTGAGGTGCTATCGGCTAAGCTGCAGAAGGAG GCCCATCAACTCTTGATGAGTTTTGAAGAACCCTTGAAGGATTACGTTCGTGCTGTCCAGTCCATAAAG GCCACAATAGGAGAGAGAGCGAATGCTTTCAGGCAACAGTGTGAACTGGCTGAAACAATGAAGTTGAAGGAGATAAATCT TGACAAGCTCATGCTAACACGCTCTGATAGGGTGGGAGAAGCCGAGCATGAGTACAAGGAG TTGAAGGCAGCAAGTGAGGAGGCGACAAGAAGATTTGAGACAATCGTCCAACTGATGAATGAAGAGATTGTACGTTTCCAGGAACAGAAAACTCAAGACATGGGGATTGCTTTTCATGAATTTGCAAAGGGACAGGCCCGACTGGCAAATAGTGTTGCAGATGCCTGGCGGAGTCTCCTTCCTAAGCTTGAAGCCTGCTCGTCTGTGTAA
- the LOC105799653 gene encoding uncharacterized protein LOC105799653 → MAGALRQPLHSTTSAIPPLQLSKPRATGISPSPALFLKDKTQGSSKLSRFYGHRSLIVKLVGKASPGKDDITPAADDPENGVSLGTMKLPSNTDIQRFETLLFQWANSLCQGANLPLPVPLKIDKIAGGARLGFITVGDGKTEVLVYIDCLVFPATDNSGPIFRAIRNGPLKDQSPPGEPRIMRSLLQALQKSVEIARV, encoded by the exons ATGGCCGGAGCTTTGAGGCAACCTCTCCACTCAACCACCTCCGCCATTCCACCACTGCAACTCTCTAAACCCAGGGCGACGGGTATTTCCCCATCACCGGCTTTATTCCTCAAGGACAAAACGCAAGGGTCGTCGAAGCTGAGTAGATTTTACGGCCACCGAAGCCTGATTGTTAAGTTAGTGGGCAAGGCTTCCCCAGGAAAGGATGACATTACACCAGCTGCTGATGACCCAGAAAATGGAGTCTCACTTGGTACCATGAAATTGCCTTCCAATACTGATATTCAGCGATTCGAAACCTTGTTGTTTCAG TGGGCGAACAGTCTTTGCCAAGGAGCTAATCTGCCTCTTCCAGTGCCTTTGAAG ATCGATAAAATAGCAGGTGGAGCTAGACTTGGTTTTATTACAGTCGGAGATGGAAAGACTGAAGTCCTGGTGTATATAGATTGCTTAGTCTTTCCAGCAACAGATAATTCAGGTCCAATCTTTCGAGCAATAAGAAATGGGCCATTAAAAGATCAGTCTCCCCCTGGTGAGCCAAGGATCATGAGAAGTCTTCTTCAAGCCCTGCAAAAGTCTGTTGAAATTGCTAGAGTTTGA
- the LOC105799655 gene encoding uncharacterized protein LOC105799655, whose amino-acid sequence MVVLLPLVGCQWQESRYAWFGGAEYWKLIGIFSSRQFQHELTERMENQKLRCHLVNLLGLSQRVLCSSYFTEAGIGLTLSSTTPCVARLHYNLQKSCADRDCGENVKLLKQKKDLQGIFQFMFLQFRPLDSCGQS is encoded by the exons ATGGTGGTTCTGTTGCCGCTTGTTGGTTGCCAATGGCAGGAGTCAAGATATGCCTGGTTTGGAGGGGCTGAATATTGGAAACTAATTGGTATTTTTTCCAGCAGACAGTTTCAGCATGAATTAACTGAGAGGATGGAGAATCAGAAGCTTAGGTGTCACTTGGTCAACCTGCTAGGTTTGTCCCAAAGGGTGCTTTGTTCCAG TTACTTTACAGAGGCTGGGATTGGCCTGACGTTGTCATCAACCACCCCATGCGTGGCAAGGTTGCATTACAATTTGCAAAAGAGTTGTGCAGATAGAGATTGTGGTGAAAATGTCAAACTTCTCAAACAG AAGAAGGATCTGCAGGGAATATTTCAGTTTATGTTCTTGCAGTTCAGGCCACTGGATTCATGTGGACAATCTTAA
- the LOC105799657 gene encoding 40S ribosomal protein S14, with product MSRRKVREPKEENTNLGPAVREGEHVFGVAHIFASFNDTFIHVTDLSGRETMVRITGGMKVKADRDESSPYAAMLAAQDVSQRCKELGITALHIKLRATGGNKTKTPGPGAQSALRALARSGMKIGRIEDVTPIPTDSTRRKGGRRGRRL from the exons ATG TCAAGGAGAAAGGTTAGGGAGCCCAAGGAGGAGAATACTAACCTTGGACCTGCTGTTCGAGAGGGTGAGCATGTTTTTGGGGTGGCTCACATTTTTGCTTCATTCAATGATACATTTATT CACGTGACTGATTTGTCTGGAAGGGAAACAATGGTTCGAATCACTG GCGGTATGAAGGTGAAAGCTGATAGGGATGAGTCTTCCCCTTATGCAGCCATGCTTGCAGCACAAGATGTTTCTCAACGCTGCAAG GAGTTGGGTATTACTGCCCTTCATATAAAGCTCCGAGCTACTGGAGGAAACAAGACGAAGACCCCTGGTCCTGGTGCTCAGTCTGCACTTAGAGCCCTTGCTCGTTCAGGCATGAAAATTGGTCGAATAG AGGATGTTACTCCCATTCCCACTGATAGTACCCGTAGAAAGGGTGGCAGACGTGGAAGAAGGCTGTGA